From the Psychrobacillus sp. FSL K6-4046 genome, one window contains:
- a CDS encoding class I SAM-dependent methyltransferase has protein sequence MNKYGNELFTGTALYYSRYRPLYPATLIRFLIQRFALDGTGQMLDLGCGDGRLALRFVDWFERIVGIDQEAEMIQQATHLQQESRFSNFEWFLGDLDNYKTNHEESFKLVTIAKAFHWMEREKTLELLFSMVSPGGGIAIIDPAFTKVTPSLWELKVDEVMKYWYGGERKAGNTLYQPPSETYEQLINRSNFDLETIELPPYQHSWNIDSIIGNIYSSSYGAKHFLGYNSHVFERHLREELLKIEPTGRFEEKIQLSVQLALK, from the coding sequence ATGAATAAGTATGGCAATGAATTGTTCACAGGAACAGCTTTGTATTATTCCCGGTACAGACCTCTATACCCAGCTACTCTGATTCGATTTTTAATCCAAAGGTTCGCTTTAGACGGAACGGGACAAATGTTAGATTTAGGGTGTGGTGATGGAAGACTTGCGTTAAGATTTGTCGATTGGTTTGAAAGAATAGTGGGAATAGACCAGGAAGCAGAAATGATTCAGCAGGCTACCCATTTACAGCAGGAGTCTAGATTTAGTAATTTCGAGTGGTTTCTAGGCGATTTGGATAATTATAAAACTAATCATGAGGAATCATTTAAGCTAGTAACAATTGCCAAAGCTTTTCATTGGATGGAACGTGAAAAAACACTTGAACTGTTGTTTAGTATGGTTTCACCAGGAGGCGGTATCGCGATTATTGACCCTGCTTTCACCAAAGTCACGCCTAGTTTGTGGGAACTCAAAGTGGATGAAGTTATGAAGTATTGGTATGGTGGAGAACGAAAAGCAGGAAATACGCTTTATCAACCGCCGAGTGAGACTTATGAACAGCTTATTAATCGTTCTAACTTTGACTTGGAAACCATTGAGCTTCCACCATATCAACATAGCTGGAACATAGATTCTATAATCGGCAATATATATTCATCCTCCTATGGTGCTAAACATTTTTTAGGTTACAATTCTCATGTGTTTGAAAGGCATTTAAGAGAGGAATTACTAAAAATTGAACCTACTGGACGTTTCGAGGAAAAAATCCAACTTTCAGTCCAATTAGCGCTTAAATAA
- a CDS encoding alpha/beta hydrolase, with protein sequence MSKWVHQMIETSRGSFEVFTKGKGEPVCVTHHYSEFDDSGDYFANTFTSTNKVFLVNLRDAGNTDKPSSPHELSMIDAVLDLESIRQAYGYEKWIFAGHSTGGMIGLLYGIHFSESLKSLIIVGSSAREFSSSSTKCIYNEEHPNYERMQELMQLLKNPLLTIKERYQLSKERTQFSLYRPDNYESFFSSNIHKKICASRLNFFGREALIYDVTRQLDKVKTSVHILCGRHDVQCPVEFSLEMHEILEYSTLDIFEQSNHYPFIEEKELFTQVINRFLVE encoded by the coding sequence ATGTCTAAATGGGTACATCAAATGATAGAAACTTCTCGAGGAAGTTTTGAGGTGTTTACAAAAGGAAAGGGAGAGCCGGTTTGCGTTACACACCATTACTCTGAATTCGATGATAGTGGTGATTATTTTGCTAATACTTTTACAAGTACAAACAAAGTGTTTCTTGTAAACCTGAGAGATGCAGGTAACACAGACAAGCCTAGTTCTCCACACGAATTAAGTATGATTGACGCAGTACTTGATTTAGAGTCCATACGGCAGGCCTATGGTTACGAGAAGTGGATTTTTGCTGGACATTCGACAGGTGGAATGATTGGTTTACTTTATGGTATCCATTTTTCTGAATCTCTTAAATCTCTTATTATTGTGGGATCTTCGGCAAGAGAGTTTAGTTCTTCCTCAACTAAGTGTATTTATAATGAAGAACACCCGAATTATGAAAGAATGCAAGAATTAATGCAACTTTTAAAAAATCCACTTCTTACAATAAAAGAACGCTATCAACTCTCAAAAGAAAGAACTCAATTTTCTTTATATAGACCTGATAATTATGAATCATTTTTTTCGAGTAACATACATAAAAAAATATGTGCTAGCAGACTAAACTTTTTTGGGAGGGAGGCTCTGATTTACGACGTGACACGTCAACTTGATAAGGTCAAAACTTCCGTTCATATTTTGTGTGGGAGACATGACGTTCAGTGTCCAGTAGAGTTTTCTTTAGAAATGCATGAAATACTAGAATATTCCACGCTCGATATATTCGAACAAAGTAATCACTATCCATTCATAGAAGAAAAAGAGTTATTTACACAAGTTATAAATAGGTTTCTCGTAGAATGA
- a CDS encoding YdiU family protein, with protein sequence MSETQNQAGWNLDNSYTSLPPMFFTIIDPNPVSSPKLTVLNESLATELGLNKDYLKSEQGLQILAGNSAPEGSKPLAQAYAGHQFGHFTMLGDGRALLYGEQLTPDGKRFDIQLKGSGKTPYSRGGDGRAGLGPMLREYIISEAMHGLGIPTTRSLSVVTTGESIIRETLQQGAVMTRIANSHIRVGTFQFAATYGTYEDLQALADYTINRHYPALEDKENKYLLFLEEVTKRQASLISQWQLVGFIHGVMNTDNMSISGESIDYGPCAFMDTYDMNTVFSSIDTQGRYAYGNQPGIGGWNLARLAESLLALIHEDQEEAIKLAQEVLSAYPEHFQTNYLKGMRAKLGLFHEEEGNLALVQELLELMQKYKADYTNTFRALTMEELDENELFKSADFNKWHTKWLDRLEKQQESKQEATQMMKQHNPSVIPRNHRVEEALEAAVDRGDYQVMESLVAVLQNPYDYSADNQEYSKLPPDSSCGYQTFCGT encoded by the coding sequence ATGTCAGAAACTCAAAACCAAGCTGGATGGAATCTAGACAATAGTTATACTAGTCTTCCGCCAATGTTTTTTACAATAATAGATCCTAATCCTGTTAGCTCCCCTAAGCTTACCGTTTTAAATGAATCACTAGCCACTGAGCTAGGATTGAATAAAGACTATCTTAAAAGTGAACAAGGTCTACAAATACTAGCTGGAAATAGTGCTCCAGAAGGAAGTAAGCCTCTTGCACAAGCCTATGCTGGTCATCAATTTGGACACTTTACTATGCTAGGAGATGGTCGGGCATTATTGTATGGAGAACAATTAACCCCTGATGGGAAGCGTTTTGATATACAACTAAAAGGCTCTGGTAAAACTCCTTATTCTCGCGGAGGAGATGGAAGAGCTGGACTTGGTCCTATGCTTCGAGAATATATTATTAGTGAAGCGATGCATGGATTAGGAATACCGACGACACGTAGTCTTTCAGTTGTAACTACTGGCGAATCAATAATCCGAGAAACACTTCAACAAGGGGCTGTAATGACGAGAATCGCTAACAGTCATATTCGAGTTGGTACGTTCCAGTTTGCTGCAACCTACGGGACATATGAGGACTTACAGGCACTAGCTGACTACACGATAAACAGACATTATCCTGCGTTGGAGGATAAAGAGAACAAATATTTACTTTTCCTCGAGGAGGTAACGAAGCGTCAAGCATCACTTATTTCTCAATGGCAGCTAGTAGGGTTTATTCATGGAGTGATGAATACAGATAATATGAGCATCAGCGGAGAGTCTATTGACTATGGCCCATGTGCGTTTATGGATACCTATGATATGAACACTGTATTTAGCTCAATTGATACGCAAGGACGTTACGCATACGGCAACCAACCTGGTATTGGTGGCTGGAATCTGGCTAGACTTGCAGAAAGTTTATTGGCCCTTATTCATGAAGATCAAGAGGAAGCAATAAAACTTGCACAGGAAGTGTTATCTGCCTATCCAGAGCATTTCCAAACAAATTACCTAAAAGGCATGAGAGCTAAACTAGGGTTATTCCATGAAGAAGAAGGAAATCTAGCCCTCGTTCAAGAGCTTCTAGAACTAATGCAGAAGTATAAAGCAGACTATACAAACACCTTCCGAGCTCTAACTATGGAAGAGCTAGATGAAAATGAACTTTTTAAATCAGCTGATTTTAATAAATGGCATACAAAGTGGTTAGATAGATTAGAAAAACAACAAGAATCAAAACAAGAAGCAACACAAATGATGAAGCAACATAATCCTTCTGTCATTCCGAGAAATCACCGTGTGGAAGAGGCGCTAGAGGCAGCAGTTGATAGAGGAGACTATCAAGTGATGGAAAGTTTAGTGGCAGTGCTTCAAAACCCTTACGATTATTCAGCCGATAACCAAGAGTACTCGAAGCTTCCACCAGACTCAAGCTGTGGATATCAAACTTTCTGTGGAACGTGA
- a CDS encoding class I SAM-dependent methyltransferase, with the protein MERLITEQEDLLIVLDSLLREPKFFWDDFYRDRKREVPFFTVKPDENLVEYVERNIFKQGNVLELGCGPGRNAIYLANKGFAVDAVDISKETIQWATERAKKENIDVNFICQNIFELNIQEDSYDIVYDSGCFHHIAPHRRMSYIQLIQRALKSGGYFAITCFSPNGEYGGATISDEEVYRSLSLKGGLGYDETKLRAVFKGFKEIEIRQMREIKPPAEMLGLAGFMTAVFQKT; encoded by the coding sequence ATGGAACGATTGATAACAGAACAAGAGGATTTATTAATAGTGTTAGACAGTCTTTTAAGGGAACCAAAATTTTTTTGGGACGATTTTTATCGTGATCGGAAAAGAGAGGTTCCTTTTTTTACGGTAAAGCCTGATGAAAATTTAGTAGAATATGTGGAACGAAATATATTTAAACAAGGTAATGTGTTAGAGCTAGGATGTGGACCTGGCAGAAATGCCATTTATTTAGCAAATAAAGGATTTGCAGTTGATGCGGTTGATATTTCAAAAGAGACTATACAATGGGCAACCGAGAGAGCAAAAAAAGAAAATATTGATGTTAACTTCATCTGTCAAAATATTTTTGAGCTGAATATTCAGGAAGATAGCTATGACATTGTCTATGATTCAGGTTGTTTTCACCATATCGCTCCTCATCGGCGAATGAGTTATATCCAACTAATACAGAGAGCACTTAAATCTGGAGGCTATTTTGCTATCACTTGTTTTTCTCCAAATGGCGAATATGGTGGAGCGACAATTTCGGACGAAGAGGTTTATCGTTCACTAAGCTTAAAAGGTGGACTTGGGTATGATGAAACTAAATTACGAGCTGTCTTTAAGGGATTTAAGGAGATAGAGATACGACAAATGAGGGAAATAAAACCACCAGCAGAAATGCTTGGCTTAGCTGGTTTTATGACAGCAGTTTTTCAAAAAACATGA
- a CDS encoding carbohydrate binding domain-containing protein, which produces MGRKQFIRAVSLFLSIMLVFAVLPMTSFANSVEEDVIAKLKDRGFKSPVNLGIGASEVVLLNAAFGKENGRDVVYATANGGVFNVVDVKDNKLIFSQQLAKVSQVWSHTIASNGTVYIAALGEGNVGELWSYSPTTKIVEKLGTPNAGHQAWSSTTDDNGNAYIGTYAEGNGRIYKYDGATKSFVDFGKIDADNASYIRSLEYHDGYLYAGLGVEGKVYRINVETMEKEEITKNVPDILGKPVSQIKFVYDMAVVGNYLFARFDDGGESAILFYDLINQEWVSDKKLGKLHDGSADDFGSFGFIQLPVNGDKAYVIHNRHIVEVDINTLETRETGIRYGAGLRGGAFVDMGREDLPGLSLVTMNRTGQIFAANLETNKTVTLPTAMQALPLKLHNLGEGPDGNLYMTTYPGGPKGSKYNIQTGQFVTYSQGQAEGIVAGNGNDLFFGIYGGAAIQRMNTETMALETLFDLKPEQQDRPYIMKFVENKLLIGTIPDYQKLGGALTIYDSVTGDRKTYRNVVQDQSIVGLAYKDGLIYGSTTVRGGLDIPPSTSKAKMFIWDMASEQKLKEFELDIPELDAPPIISGLTFDDNGTLWGAVDGIIFAMDPATHEVIKYKNIYPEIKNRGMWRPVHIEIGKDGLLYTDVGGKLTVIDPSSENLDHVSLINSGPEIDFMVLANDKEGNENIYYIDGDATHLFMIPVVDGGEVVNPEEPIYETVNVPIKNAGFEDKVKKESIPGWSSLFGAFPSNASFEISDLRKKSGKKSLKINDTDQKQTVFAQTDSISIKEGIEYTASTNLFLEDGSVSFFIRYFDEKGIQVGSDRDGENIIHIRNGHKEWQTVKATVTAPEGAKYARLFAGTSNYFTTTAAYFDDFKLSYEKEVKKPGKPGKPDKPGKPEKPKPEKPGKPGK; this is translated from the coding sequence ATGGGGAGAAAACAATTTATTCGTGCTGTTTCTCTTTTTCTAAGCATCATGTTAGTCTTTGCTGTTTTGCCTATGACTAGTTTTGCTAATTCTGTAGAAGAAGATGTAATAGCAAAGCTTAAGGATAGGGGATTTAAGTCCCCTGTAAATCTCGGAATAGGTGCCTCAGAAGTTGTTCTATTAAACGCTGCTTTTGGAAAAGAAAATGGTAGAGATGTAGTTTATGCCACAGCAAATGGTGGTGTATTTAATGTAGTAGATGTAAAGGATAATAAGCTAATATTTTCTCAGCAGTTAGCAAAGGTATCTCAAGTGTGGAGTCATACTATTGCTTCTAATGGGACAGTGTATATTGCTGCACTCGGAGAAGGAAATGTAGGAGAGCTTTGGAGCTATTCTCCAACAACAAAGATTGTCGAAAAGCTAGGAACACCTAATGCTGGACACCAAGCATGGAGTAGTACTACGGATGATAATGGAAACGCATATATTGGTACGTATGCGGAAGGCAATGGGCGTATTTATAAGTATGATGGTGCCACTAAGTCTTTCGTTGACTTTGGAAAGATTGATGCTGACAATGCTAGTTATATTCGTTCTCTCGAATATCATGATGGATACTTATATGCTGGTTTAGGAGTGGAAGGAAAGGTTTATCGTATTAATGTAGAAACGATGGAAAAAGAAGAAATAACAAAAAATGTACCTGACATTTTAGGGAAGCCTGTCAGCCAGATTAAATTCGTTTATGATATGGCGGTCGTCGGTAACTATCTATTTGCTCGTTTTGATGACGGAGGCGAATCGGCTATACTTTTTTATGATTTGATTAACCAAGAATGGGTGTCAGATAAAAAGCTTGGAAAACTGCATGATGGATCAGCAGATGATTTTGGAAGCTTTGGTTTTATCCAGTTACCGGTCAATGGAGATAAGGCGTATGTAATTCACAATCGTCACATTGTAGAAGTTGATATCAATACATTGGAGACGCGTGAAACAGGGATTAGATATGGAGCTGGCTTACGAGGAGGGGCATTTGTAGATATGGGAAGAGAAGATCTTCCAGGTCTCTCTCTAGTAACAATGAATAGGACAGGCCAAATATTTGCTGCAAATCTAGAGACAAATAAAACTGTTACCCTGCCAACGGCTATGCAAGCACTTCCACTTAAACTTCATAACCTTGGGGAGGGTCCAGATGGTAATCTTTATATGACTACTTATCCTGGGGGACCAAAGGGTTCGAAATATAATATCCAAACAGGGCAATTTGTAACGTATTCCCAGGGACAGGCAGAGGGAATTGTAGCGGGAAATGGGAATGATTTATTTTTTGGGATTTACGGAGGTGCTGCTATTCAAAGGATGAATACAGAAACAATGGCGTTAGAAACACTTTTTGATCTTAAGCCGGAGCAGCAGGATCGGCCGTACATTATGAAATTTGTAGAAAACAAATTATTAATCGGTACTATACCGGATTATCAAAAGCTTGGCGGGGCACTTACGATTTATGATTCTGTTACGGGAGATAGAAAAACTTATCGTAATGTGGTTCAGGATCAAAGTATTGTTGGATTAGCCTATAAGGACGGTTTAATTTACGGCTCCACTACAGTAAGAGGGGGGCTTGATATTCCTCCGAGCACGTCAAAGGCAAAAATGTTTATATGGGATATGGCAAGCGAGCAAAAATTGAAGGAATTTGAATTAGATATTCCAGAACTAGATGCTCCTCCAATAATTAGCGGATTAACGTTTGATGATAACGGAACATTATGGGGCGCAGTAGACGGCATTATTTTTGCAATGGATCCTGCGACTCATGAAGTGATAAAGTATAAAAATATATATCCAGAGATAAAAAATAGGGGTATGTGGAGACCGGTCCATATTGAAATTGGAAAAGATGGTCTGCTATACACAGATGTAGGTGGAAAGCTTACGGTAATAGACCCTTCCTCTGAAAACCTAGACCATGTTTCATTAATCAATTCAGGACCTGAAATTGATTTTATGGTTCTAGCGAATGACAAAGAAGGAAATGAAAATATCTATTATATAGATGGCGATGCAACTCATCTATTTATGATTCCTGTAGTGGATGGTGGAGAAGTTGTAAATCCTGAGGAACCGATTTATGAGACTGTCAATGTTCCGATTAAAAATGCAGGATTCGAAGACAAGGTCAAGAAAGAAAGCATACCGGGTTGGTCATCCTTATTTGGAGCATTTCCATCCAATGCATCCTTTGAAATAAGCGATTTACGTAAAAAATCTGGTAAGAAAAGCTTAAAAATTAACGATACCGATCAAAAGCAAACTGTTTTCGCACAAACCGATTCGATTTCTATAAAAGAAGGAATCGAGTATACAGCTTCTACTAATCTCTTTTTAGAAGACGGTAGCGTAAGCTTCTTTATTCGTTATTTTGACGAAAAGGGAATACAAGTAGGTAGTGATCGAGATGGTGAAAATATTATCCATATCCGTAACGGTCATAAGGAATGGCAGACGGTAAAAGCGACCGTTACAGCTCCAGAGGGGGCAAAATATGCTCGTCTATTTGCTGGAACATCCAATTACTTCACTACAACAGCTGCATACTTTGATGATTTTAAGCTGAGCTATGAAAAGGAAGTAAAGAAGCCTGGTAAACCTGGGAAGCCAGATAAACCGGGTAAACCTGAAAAACCAAAGCCAGAGAAGCCCGGAAAACCAGGCAAGTAA